A single region of the Streptomyces sp. NBC_01262 genome encodes:
- a CDS encoding transcriptional regulator, which translates to MAARPLVERQPNERLQALINEAGCSNVGLARRVNMSGVEHGLDLRYDKTSVSRWLRGQKPRGLTPVIIAEVLGHKLGRAVSVEEIGMSNNRQQQASGIGLTFAPALTGAIEQACELWRSDAGGQNLHAGSTVAVSALLGPSRDWLITDLDSTVTRVGGQRIGRADIELMTKATCHLADLDHRFGSGHVRTIAVHYLNSVVSCLLKGSYQERAGRRLYAAAARLTELVGYMAVDSGKPGQAQRYYIQALRLAQAAGDRGYGGYVLAAGMSRVAPSLGYPREVAQLARAAREGTRGHATLTTQACLYAAEARGYALLGDNQACSLAVGRAVEALEQADPANEPEWIAHFDGAYLADQLAHCYIDLNRPEPAVRKAEEALSGHPEYRVRRRAIDLLLMATAQILARELDAGCDTAKQAVRLIVHLRSNLSVEYLKIFRYQLRKFGQEAAVRHEFEAWLEKTEAGALLNAD; encoded by the coding sequence ATGGCCGCTCGACCGCTTGTGGAACGCCAGCCCAACGAACGGCTGCAGGCTCTCATCAACGAAGCAGGCTGCTCGAATGTAGGACTGGCCCGCCGCGTCAACATGAGCGGTGTCGAGCATGGGCTCGACCTGCGGTACGACAAGACTTCGGTCAGCCGCTGGCTACGGGGGCAGAAGCCACGGGGGCTGACTCCGGTGATCATCGCCGAGGTACTCGGGCACAAGCTCGGCCGCGCGGTGTCGGTCGAGGAGATCGGCATGTCGAACAACCGGCAGCAGCAGGCATCGGGCATCGGGCTGACGTTCGCCCCGGCTCTCACGGGCGCGATTGAGCAGGCATGTGAACTGTGGCGCAGCGATGCCGGCGGCCAGAATCTCCACGCCGGTTCAACCGTGGCCGTTTCCGCGCTGCTGGGACCGAGCCGTGACTGGCTGATCACCGACCTGGACTCCACAGTCACGCGAGTCGGAGGCCAGCGGATCGGCAGGGCTGATATCGAGTTGATGACCAAGGCCACTTGCCATCTGGCCGACCTCGATCACCGGTTCGGCAGCGGGCATGTACGTACGATCGCCGTGCACTACCTCAACAGCGTCGTTTCCTGCCTGCTGAAGGGCTCGTACCAGGAGAGAGCCGGGCGACGGCTCTACGCCGCAGCAGCACGCCTGACCGAACTCGTGGGCTACATGGCGGTCGACAGTGGCAAGCCCGGCCAGGCTCAGCGCTATTACATCCAGGCACTGCGGCTGGCCCAAGCGGCGGGCGACCGCGGTTACGGTGGCTACGTACTGGCTGCCGGAATGAGTCGTGTGGCCCCCTCCCTCGGTTATCCGCGAGAGGTCGCGCAGCTCGCCCGGGCGGCACGGGAAGGGACTCGCGGTCACGCCACCCTCACCACGCAGGCCTGTCTCTACGCGGCAGAGGCACGCGGATATGCCTTGCTGGGGGACAACCAGGCGTGCAGTCTTGCCGTCGGAAGGGCTGTGGAGGCCCTCGAACAGGCTGATCCCGCCAACGAACCCGAGTGGATCGCTCACTTCGACGGGGCCTACCTCGCCGATCAGCTGGCCCACTGCTACATCGACCTCAACCGGCCCGAGCCCGCCGTACGCAAAGCGGAGGAGGCGCTTTCGGGACATCCTGAATACCGGGTGCGACGACGTGCGATCGACTTGCTTCTGATGGCCACGGCACAGATTCTTGCCAGGGAACTGGATGCGGGCTGCGATACAGCGAAGCAAGCAGTAAGACTAATCGTTCATCTGCGGTCCAATCTCAGTGTCGAGTACCTGAAGATTTTCCGATACCAGCTCAGAAAATTCGGACAGGAAGCCGCAGTGCGACACGAATTCGAGGCCTGGTTGGAGAAAACCGAAGCGGGTGCGCTACTGAACGCCGACTGA
- a CDS encoding ABC transporter permease, with the protein MLRTQLTGMLVRPGRLVMTGLAVLVAAFVVFGTVMAQQITERTVLDHFAGTPAATSLVVSADLDTAAITDAEIGAIRAVPGVAEVAARTLNGVEFPLTGTLARSLQLQGDPGHGRLSRVRVVAGHYPDGPREVAVNRQASRQLAIKPGDRIGMLFPQEKDSEKTRTVTVTVTGVVEAGSDRYATGYAPATTLNAMSRTRGYPRLDIRAEPGVSAATLSQRLRPLLKRAPGAAADFVPGDTVRAQEARAAVEQYADIFQLITMFLAVSVVAAALVATSAFRIVFAQRLRQLALLRAIGAHRGQLVRALAIEGALVGLVAGTAGVLLALGAGHATPAFVRAAGQSLSTPGVPVLTALAVVLGSVLVTAGAVLAPALSASDVSPLLALRRAGTVAGERGIGLARLGTGLLLGAGALGLIGVIFSDLPEPGDQSYDSTGGLTVTVLSGALAFLTLVVLGPLLVRPVLAVAGWPLRRLGPTGTLAVGGVGGAPRRAAAVSVVVALGVTLVSGTLVGLASLQGSMDRKSAVEAPADFDLIGGDKGLSSEVVRRIKALPELADATDYRMPEITVGGTDAVATDVDLAALPSSRRLYPADGTLSDLGPGRVIVDAQLAKELGVTAGDSLTLTLPSAKKGTVRATVAATLPGNAPLNADVIVAPTDLDHMGASRLRTGVLANAAARGQAARNAAETAIQRTVGPDSGADLRVLAEDRDNSNADIGVMATMSLGLLGLTVLMAVIGVGTTTGLTVLERTGESGLLRALGLGRSGLRLMIGMEAGLYGVIGGVLGLALGVPYAWLTIRVLNIDAPLLLPYGQLLVVFLGLVGVTALAGLLPARRAAQVSPVVAMGTTE; encoded by the coding sequence GTGCTGCGCACCCAGCTCACCGGGATGCTGGTCCGTCCTGGCCGGCTCGTCATGACCGGTCTGGCGGTGCTCGTCGCCGCGTTCGTCGTGTTCGGCACCGTGATGGCCCAGCAGATCACCGAACGAACCGTCCTCGACCACTTCGCAGGCACCCCCGCGGCGACCAGCCTGGTCGTGTCCGCGGACCTGGACACGGCGGCCATCACCGACGCGGAGATCGGAGCCATCCGGGCAGTGCCCGGTGTGGCGGAGGTGGCCGCCCGGACCCTGAACGGGGTGGAGTTCCCCCTCACCGGCACCCTCGCACGCTCTCTGCAACTTCAGGGCGATCCGGGCCACGGGCGGCTGTCGCGGGTACGGGTCGTGGCGGGCCACTACCCGGACGGCCCCCGCGAGGTGGCCGTGAACCGTCAGGCCTCGCGGCAACTGGCCATCAAACCCGGCGACCGGATCGGCATGCTCTTCCCTCAAGAGAAGGACTCCGAGAAGACGAGGACGGTCACCGTGACCGTCACAGGGGTGGTGGAGGCGGGCTCCGACCGGTACGCCACCGGTTATGCCCCCGCCACCACCCTCAACGCGATGAGCCGTACGCGGGGATATCCGCGGCTCGACATCCGCGCGGAACCCGGGGTCTCCGCAGCAACGCTCTCCCAGCGGTTGCGTCCGCTGCTCAAGCGCGCTCCCGGTGCGGCCGCCGACTTCGTCCCCGGCGACACCGTACGGGCCCAGGAAGCCCGGGCGGCGGTGGAACAGTACGCGGACATCTTCCAGCTCATCACGATGTTCCTGGCCGTCTCCGTGGTCGCGGCCGCCCTCGTTGCGACGTCTGCGTTCCGGATCGTCTTCGCGCAACGGCTACGCCAACTGGCCCTCCTGCGCGCCATCGGAGCCCACCGCGGCCAGCTCGTCCGGGCACTCGCCATCGAGGGCGCGCTGGTGGGCCTGGTCGCCGGTACGGCCGGAGTACTGCTGGCACTCGGCGCCGGACATGCCACCCCGGCGTTCGTGCGCGCCGCCGGACAGAGCCTCTCGACGCCCGGAGTGCCCGTTCTCACGGCCCTGGCGGTTGTACTGGGCTCAGTACTGGTGACGGCCGGCGCGGTCCTCGCCCCCGCGTTGTCGGCATCCGATGTCTCTCCTCTGCTGGCCCTGCGCCGTGCCGGAACCGTGGCGGGCGAACGCGGTATCGGCCTGGCGCGCCTGGGCACCGGGCTGCTCCTCGGCGCCGGCGCCCTCGGACTGATCGGCGTGATCTTCAGCGATCTGCCGGAACCGGGCGACCAGAGCTACGACTCGACCGGGGGCTTGACGGTTACCGTCCTCTCGGGCGCCCTGGCCTTCCTCACGCTGGTCGTCCTGGGCCCGCTGCTCGTACGCCCGGTGCTGGCCGTCGCCGGATGGCCGCTGCGCCGGCTGGGACCCACCGGCACGCTCGCCGTCGGCGGCGTCGGCGGCGCGCCGCGCCGCGCTGCGGCTGTGTCGGTCGTCGTCGCGCTCGGCGTCACTCTGGTCTCCGGCACCCTCGTCGGCCTCGCGAGCCTGCAGGGCTCGATGGACCGGAAATCCGCGGTCGAGGCACCCGCGGACTTCGATCTGATCGGCGGCGACAAGGGTCTCAGTTCCGAGGTCGTACGACGGATCAAGGCCCTGCCCGAGCTGGCCGACGCGACCGACTACCGGATGCCCGAGATCACCGTCGGCGGAACCGACGCGGTGGCCACCGATGTGGACCTGGCCGCTCTGCCCTCCTCACGGCGGCTGTACCCGGCCGACGGCACCCTGAGCGATCTCGGACCGGGCCGGGTGATCGTGGATGCCCAGCTCGCCAAGGAGCTCGGCGTGACGGCGGGCGACAGCCTCACCCTCACCCTCCCCTCGGCGAAGAAGGGCACCGTCCGCGCGACCGTCGCCGCCACCCTGCCCGGCAATGCACCACTCAACGCCGACGTGATCGTCGCGCCCACCGACCTGGACCACATGGGCGCTTCACGGCTGCGGACCGGGGTCCTGGCGAATGCCGCCGCGCGTGGGCAGGCGGCGCGCAACGCGGCGGAGACGGCGATCCAGCGGACAGTGGGCCCGGACAGTGGTGCCGACCTGCGCGTCCTCGCCGAGGACCGCGACAACAGCAACGCCGATATCGGCGTCATGGCCACCATGTCGCTCGGTCTGCTCGGGCTCACCGTGCTCATGGCCGTCATCGGCGTCGGCACTACGACCGGCCTCACCGTGCTGGAACGCACCGGGGAATCGGGACTGCTGCGCGCCCTGGGACTCGGCCGGTCCGGGCTCCGCCTCATGATCGGCATGGAGGCCGGCCTGTACGGCGTCATCGGCGGCGTCCTCGGTCTGGCCCTCGGCGTGCCCTACGCCTGGCTGACGATCCGGGTACTCAACATCGATGCGCCGCTGCTCCTGCCGTACGGGCAACTGCTGGTGGTCTTCCTGGGCCTGGTGGGCGTCACCGCGCTCGCCGGACTGCTGCCCGCCCGCCGCGCGGCCCAGGTCAGCCCGGTCGTGGCGATGGGCACCACCGAATGA
- a CDS encoding ABC transporter ATP-binding protein has translation MGIRAVAHKKESISQDAAATVGAAGAVSAEDLVKVYGLDGTGVRALDGVTVGFAPARFTAIMGPSGSGKSTLMHCLAGLDTATSGRVLIGDTELTGLSDRALTTLRRDKIGFVFQSFNLLPQLTAMQNITLPLDLAGRHVDQELVDHLVGVLRIGDRLTHRPGELSGGQQQRVALARALAARPAVVFADEPTGNLDSRSGAEVLDFLRKSVRDLGQTVVMVTHDPGAAAYADRALVLADGRIVDDLDTPTRASVTDALQNRTGTR, from the coding sequence ATGGGTATCCGCGCCGTTGCGCACAAAAAGGAAAGCATTTCCCAGGACGCTGCCGCCACTGTCGGCGCTGCCGGCGCTGTCAGTGCGGAGGACCTCGTCAAGGTCTACGGCCTGGACGGCACCGGAGTACGAGCGCTGGACGGCGTGACCGTCGGCTTCGCCCCGGCGCGGTTCACCGCCATCATGGGCCCGTCCGGTTCCGGCAAGTCCACGCTCATGCACTGCCTGGCCGGTCTCGACACGGCAACCTCCGGACGGGTACTGATCGGCGATACGGAACTCACCGGCCTGTCCGACCGGGCGCTGACCACCTTGCGGCGCGACAAAATCGGCTTTGTCTTCCAGTCGTTCAATCTGCTGCCACAGCTGACCGCGATGCAGAACATCACGCTGCCGCTCGACCTGGCCGGCCGACACGTCGACCAGGAGCTGGTCGACCACCTCGTCGGCGTTCTGCGCATCGGCGACCGGCTGACCCACCGGCCCGGTGAGCTGTCCGGCGGCCAGCAGCAGCGGGTGGCGCTGGCCCGCGCTCTGGCGGCACGGCCCGCCGTGGTCTTCGCCGACGAGCCCACCGGCAATCTGGACTCGCGCTCCGGCGCCGAAGTGCTCGACTTCCTCCGCAAATCGGTGCGTGATCTCGGGCAGACCGTCGTCATGGTGACCCACGACCCAGGCGCCGCCGCCTACGCCGACCGCGCCCTCGTCCTCGCCGACGGCCGGATCGTCGACGATCTGGACACCCCGACCCGGGCGTCGGTCACCGACGCGCTGCAGAACCGGACGGGCACCCGATGA
- a CDS encoding response regulator transcription factor, protein MNGTDSRDNRDNRDRKERPIRVVVVDDQPLVRAGFAMVLDAQPDIDVVGEAGDGAEALALLDRTAADVVVMDIRMPVMDGVEATKRLGERPDPPKILVLTTFDTDEDAFAALQAGASGFLIKNVPPEEFLAAIRVVAAGDSVVAPRVTRRLLDRFAGQLTPAEPQKADDRLAILTDRERDVLELVAQGLSNSEIAARLYVAETTVKTHFGRILTKLELRDRVQAVVLAYEIGLVRSAG, encoded by the coding sequence ATGAACGGCACGGACAGCAGGGATAACAGGGACAACAGGGACCGTAAAGAGCGGCCGATCCGGGTGGTCGTGGTGGACGATCAGCCGCTGGTACGCGCCGGGTTCGCCATGGTGCTGGACGCGCAGCCCGATATCGATGTCGTCGGGGAGGCGGGGGACGGGGCGGAGGCGCTCGCGCTGCTGGACAGGACTGCGGCCGATGTCGTCGTCATGGACATCCGCATGCCGGTCATGGACGGCGTGGAGGCCACCAAGCGGCTCGGCGAGCGCCCGGATCCGCCCAAGATCCTCGTACTCACCACGTTCGACACCGACGAGGATGCGTTCGCCGCGCTGCAGGCCGGCGCGAGCGGCTTCCTGATCAAGAACGTGCCCCCGGAGGAGTTCCTCGCGGCGATCCGCGTGGTGGCGGCGGGCGACTCCGTCGTGGCTCCCCGGGTGACCCGTCGACTGCTCGACCGGTTCGCCGGACAGCTGACGCCGGCCGAGCCGCAGAAGGCGGACGACCGGCTCGCCATCCTGACGGATCGGGAGCGGGACGTGCTGGAGCTGGTCGCCCAGGGGCTGTCCAACTCCGAGATCGCCGCCCGCCTGTACGTCGCGGAGACGACCGTGAAGACGCACTTCGGGCGGATCCTGACCAAACTGGAGCTGCGCGACCGGGTGCAGGCCGTCGTGCTGGCGTACGAGATCGGGCTGGTCCGGTCGGCCGGGTGA
- a CDS encoding sensor histidine kinase, with product MMRRTLSEPWIHKVYDLAVAVLVAYSTLFYDTGYDKLIGFSMALAVVFRRRAPMTVMTVVSALALTQSLLATLFPEPLTGDVTGYDVAILIAMVTVVSHTGQMWKAYVAGGIVIVGTMVAFGGFDFDSLTSDEGLDSLNECLTITGICAAVWLTAYMLRTRRLYVAALEERAATAERERAHLAQLAAAEERAEIARELHDVVAHSLAVMIVQADGASYAIQADQDKARKAMQTIAGTGRDALEDMRRIVEVLRGTKETGAEADAGADRRRVGLAHLELLVERARAAGLQVDLDIESEPQGLSAADELTLFRIAQEGMTNALRHAGPEAQVTVTLKFDEGTAVLEVVDDGAGKLAGSTPVVPGSGGNGLVGMRERVDVHGGRFTAGPRLGPGWQIKVELPVRTAA from the coding sequence ATGATGCGCCGGACGCTGTCGGAACCGTGGATTCACAAGGTTTACGACCTGGCCGTCGCGGTGCTGGTGGCCTATTCGACGTTGTTCTACGACACGGGCTACGACAAGCTCATCGGCTTTTCGATGGCGTTGGCCGTGGTGTTCCGCCGACGCGCTCCCATGACCGTGATGACGGTCGTTTCCGCCCTCGCCCTGACGCAGAGTCTACTGGCGACATTGTTTCCCGAGCCCTTGACGGGTGATGTCACCGGGTACGACGTGGCCATCCTCATCGCCATGGTGACGGTGGTGAGCCATACCGGGCAGATGTGGAAGGCGTACGTCGCCGGCGGCATCGTCATCGTCGGCACCATGGTGGCGTTCGGTGGGTTCGACTTCGACTCCCTCACCTCGGATGAGGGCCTGGACAGCCTCAACGAGTGCCTGACCATCACCGGCATTTGCGCGGCGGTATGGCTGACCGCGTACATGTTGCGGACCCGCCGACTGTATGTGGCCGCGCTGGAGGAGCGTGCCGCTACCGCGGAGCGGGAGCGGGCCCATCTCGCGCAACTGGCCGCCGCCGAGGAGCGCGCGGAGATCGCCCGCGAGCTGCACGACGTAGTGGCGCACAGCCTGGCCGTGATGATCGTCCAGGCCGACGGGGCCAGTTACGCGATCCAGGCGGACCAGGACAAGGCCCGCAAGGCGATGCAGACGATCGCGGGCACCGGGCGGGACGCGCTGGAGGACATGCGCCGGATCGTCGAGGTACTGCGCGGCACGAAGGAGACCGGTGCCGAAGCCGACGCCGGCGCCGACCGTCGCCGTGTCGGCCTGGCCCATCTCGAACTGCTGGTGGAGCGGGCCCGCGCCGCCGGACTCCAGGTGGATCTGGACATCGAGAGCGAGCCGCAGGGGCTCTCGGCCGCCGACGAGTTGACGCTTTTCCGGATCGCCCAGGAGGGCATGACGAACGCGCTGCGGCACGCCGGCCCCGAGGCCCAGGTCACCGTCACGCTGAAATTCGACGAGGGCACCGCCGTACTGGAGGTCGTCGACGACGGGGCCGGCAAGCTGGCCGGTTCCACCCCGGTGGTGCCCGGGTCGGGTGGCAACGGGCTCGTGGGCATGCGGGAGCGGGTCGATGTGCACGGCGGCCGGTTCACCGCCGGCCCCCGGCTCGGCCCGGGCTGGCAGATCAAGGTCGAGCTTCCGGTGAGGACGGCGGCATGA